In one Vicia villosa cultivar HV-30 ecotype Madison, WI unplaced genomic scaffold, Vvil1.0 ctg.001409F_1_1, whole genome shotgun sequence genomic region, the following are encoded:
- the LOC131635025 gene encoding MDIS1-interacting receptor like kinase 2-like isoform X1 → MSNNNHNHTFPTSATLLIFLLLNLCQEISCLTQYEALLKWKQSLPQQPILDSWIINNSSSTQTPCSWRGITCDSKGDVTILNMSYTGLQGNLNHLNLSVFPNLLRLDLKTNNLTGVIPENIGVLSKLQFLDLSTNNFTGTLPLSISNLTQVYELDVSRNDVSGILDRRLFPDKPSSKSGLISIRNLLFQDTLLGGPLPNEIGNIKNLTLLALDANNFSGPIPSSLGNCEHLSILRLNENYFSGPIPPSLGKLTNLTDLRFFTNELNGTVPQEFGNLSSLVVLHLAENNFIGELPPEVCKSGKLVNFSAAYNSFTGPIPRSLRNCPSLYRVRIEYNELTGYADQDFGVYPNLNYLDFSYNKVEGDLSSKWGSCKNLQSLNMAGNSVNGNIPTEIFELKQLQELDLSFNQLSGTIPSQIGNSSNLYTLSLGGNRLSGKIPIEIGKLSNLQHLDLSMNMLLGEIPSQIGDCSKLLNLNLSNNHLNGTIPFQIGQLASLQDFLDLSYNSISGEIPSNLGLLSNLISLNISNNNLSGSIPDGISDMLSLSSLNLSYNNLEGSVPKGGNGIFKVNSSHVIDLSNNQGLCGEFQGLKPCNVSLIQPGDGSNKKKVWIPIVASLGGALFLSLVFVGIFFLCYKKSSRTSRIKKPSFNIPNPFSIWYFNGRVVYGDIIEATNNFDDRYCIGEGAFGNVYKAELKGGQIFAVKKLKCDEENLDTESIKTFENEVEAMTETRHRNIVKLYGFCCEGMHTFLVYEYMDKGSLADMLMDDKKALELDWVKRVEIVTGVASALSYMHHDCSPLLIHRDISSKNILLSSNLEAHVSDFGTARFLKPNSPIWTSFAGTYGYAAPELAYTMAVTEKCDVFSFGVLAFEILTGKHPGDLVSYIQTSNDQKIDFKEILDPRLPSPPKNVLKELVLVGNLALSCLHTNPQSRPTMRSIAQFLEMETTYNS, encoded by the exons ATGTCCAACAATAACCATAATCACACATTTCCAACTTCAGCTACTTTGTTGATTTTCTTGTTGCTAAATCTATGTCAAGAGATTTCATGTTTAACACAATATGAAGCCTTGTTAAAGTGGAAACAAAGTCTCCCTCAACAACCAATTCTTGATTCATGGATCATTAACAACTCAAGTTCAACGCAAACACCATGTTCATGGAGAGGTATCACTTGTGATTCAAAAGGAGATGTGACAATTCTAAACATGTCATATACTGGACTTCAAGGTAATCTTAATCACTTGAACTTATCAGTTTTTCCAAACCTTCTTCGTCTTGATCTTAAAACAAACAATCTCACCGGTGTCATACCTGAAAACATCGGCgttctttcaaaactccaatttcTTGATCTTTCTACTAATAATTTCACCGGAACTTTGCCTCTTTCTATTTCCAATTTGACACAAGTTTACGAGCTTGATGTTTCAAGAAACGATGTGTCTGGTATATTAGACCGTCGTTTGTTTCCTGATAAGCCCAGTTCTAAATCTGGGCTTATCAGCATTAGGAATCTTCTTTTCCAAGATACCCTCTTGGGTGGTCCGTTACCGAACGAAATAGGGAACATAAAAAACTTGACTTTACTAGCACTCGACGCAAACAATTTCTCCGGGCCTATTCCTTCATCTTTAGGAAACTGTGAACATTTAAGCATTCTTAGATTGAATGAAAACTATTTCTCTGGACCAATTCCACCAAGTCTTGGCAAACTGACCAATCTAACCGATCTTCGGTTTTTCACCAATGAATTAAATGGCACCGTGCCACAAGAATTCGGAAACCTTTCTTCTTTGGTTGTTTTACATCTTGCTGAAAACAACTTCATTGGTGAGTTACCACCAGAAGTTTGTAAAAGTGGCAAGCTTGTGAATTTCAGTGCAGCCTATAACAGTTTCACAGGTCCAATTCCAAGAAGCCTTAGAAATTGTCCTTCTTTGTATAGAGTTAGAATTGAATACAATGAGCTAACTGGTTATGCAGATCAAGATTTCGGAGTTTATCCGAATCTTAATTACTTGGATTTCAGCTATAATAAGGTGGAAGGTGATTTATCTTCTAAGTGGGGGTCTTGCAAGAACTTACAATCACTCAATATGGCTGGTAATTCGGTGAATGGTAACATTCCAACTGAGATTTTTGAATTGAAGCAGTTACAAGAGCTTGATCTATCATTTAACCAATTATCAGGAACTATTCCTTCTCAAATTGGAAACTCTTCGAATTTGTATACTTTAAGTTTGGGTGGAAATAGGCTTTCTGGTAAGATTCCAATCGAAATTGGAAAGCTTTCTAATTTGCAACATTTAGACCTTTCGATGAACATGTTGTTGGGAGAAATTCCATCTCAGATAGGAGATTGTTCCAAATTGTTGAATTTAAATTTGAGTAACAATCATTTGAATGGAACGATTCCGTTCCAAATAGGACAACTTGCATCTTTACAAGACTTTTTGGACTTGAGTTACAATTCGATTTCAGGGGAAATTCCTTCGAATCTTGGCTTGCTTTCGAATTTGATAAGCTTGAATATCTCAAACAATAATTTATCAGGTTCTATTCCTGATGGAATTAGTGACATGTTGAGTTTATCAAGTCTTAACCTCTCTTACAATAATTTAGAGGGTAGTGTTCCTAAAGGTGGCAATGGCATATTCAAAGTCAATTCCTCTCATGTTATTGATTTGAGCAACAACCAAGGACTATGTGGTGAATTCCAAGGTTTGAAACCTTGTAATGTCTCACTCATTCAACCTGGTGATGGGAGTAACAAAAAAAAGGTTTGGATTCCAATTGTTGCTTCTTTAGGAGGTGCACTTTTTCTATCATTGGTGTTTGTTGGTATATTTTTCTTGTGCTACAagaaaagttcaagaacttcaagaataaaaaagcCTTCCTTTAACATACCAAATCCATTCTCAATTTGGTACTTCAACGGAAGAGTTGTATACGGCGACATAATTGAAGCTACCAACAATTTCGACGATAGGTATTGTATCGGAGAAGGAGCATTCGGGAATGTTTACAAAGCCGAACTAAAAGGAGGTCAAATATTCGCAGTGAAAAAGTTAAAATGCGATGAAGAGAATTTAGACACTGAAAGTATAAAAACATTTGAAAATGAGGTTGAAGCTATGACAGAAACAAGGCATAGAAACATTGTAAAGCTTTATGGATTTTGTTGTGAAGGGATGCATACATTTCTTGTTTATGAGTATATGGATAAAGGGAGTTTGGCTGATATGTTGATGGATGATAAGAAAGCACTAGAACTTGATTGGGTTAAAAGGGTTGAGATTGTTACAGGTGTTGCAAGTGCTCTCTCTTATATGCATCATGATTGTTCACCACTTTTGATTCATAGGGACATTTCAAGCAAgaatattttgttatcttcaaatCTTGAAGCTCATGTATCAGATTTTGGTACTGCAAGGTTTCTTAAGCCAAACTCACCTATTTGGACTTCATTTGCTGGCACATATGGTTATGCTGCTCCAG AGCTTGCTTACACAATGGCGGTGACAGAGAAATGCGATGTATTCAGCTTTGGTGTTTTAGCATTTGAGATTCTAACTGGAAAACACCCTGGTGATCTTGTATCTTACATACAAACTTCTAATGATCAAAAGATAGATTTCAAAGAGATTTTAGATCCTCGTCTACCTTCTCCTCCAAAGAATGTTTTGAAGGAGTTGGTATTGGTGGGAAACTTGGCTCTTTCTTGTTTACACACAAATCCTCAATCTAGACCTACCATGAGAAGCATAGCACAATTCCTAGAAATGGAGACTACATATAATTCTTGA
- the LOC131635025 gene encoding MDIS1-interacting receptor like kinase 2-like isoform X2 — translation MSNNNHNHTFPTSATLLIFLLLNLCQEISCLTQYEALLKWKQSLPQQPILDSWIINNSSSTQTPCSWRGITCDSKGDVTILNMSYTGLQDQDFGVYPNLNYLDFSYNKVEGDLSSKWGSCKNLQSLNMAGNSVNGNIPTEIFELKQLQELDLSFNQLSGTIPSQIGNSSNLYTLSLGGNRLSGKIPIEIGKLSNLQHLDLSMNMLLGEIPSQIGDCSKLLNLNLSNNHLNGTIPFQIGQLASLQDFLDLSYNSISGEIPSNLGLLSNLISLNISNNNLSGSIPDGISDMLSLSSLNLSYNNLEGSVPKGGNGIFKVNSSHVIDLSNNQGLCGEFQGLKPCNVSLIQPGDGSNKKKVWIPIVASLGGALFLSLVFVGIFFLCYKKSSRTSRIKKPSFNIPNPFSIWYFNGRVVYGDIIEATNNFDDRYCIGEGAFGNVYKAELKGGQIFAVKKLKCDEENLDTESIKTFENEVEAMTETRHRNIVKLYGFCCEGMHTFLVYEYMDKGSLADMLMDDKKALELDWVKRVEIVTGVASALSYMHHDCSPLLIHRDISSKNILLSSNLEAHVSDFGTARFLKPNSPIWTSFAGTYGYAAPELAYTMAVTEKCDVFSFGVLAFEILTGKHPGDLVSYIQTSNDQKIDFKEILDPRLPSPPKNVLKELVLVGNLALSCLHTNPQSRPTMRSIAQFLEMETTYNS, via the exons ATGTCCAACAATAACCATAATCACACATTTCCAACTTCAGCTACTTTGTTGATTTTCTTGTTGCTAAATCTATGTCAAGAGATTTCATGTTTAACACAATATGAAGCCTTGTTAAAGTGGAAACAAAGTCTCCCTCAACAACCAATTCTTGATTCATGGATCATTAACAACTCAAGTTCAACGCAAACACCATGTTCATGGAGAGGTATCACTTGTGATTCAAAAGGAGATGTGACAATTCTAAACATGTCATATACTGGACTTCAAG ATCAAGATTTCGGAGTTTATCCGAATCTTAATTACTTGGATTTCAGCTATAATAAGGTGGAAGGTGATTTATCTTCTAAGTGGGGGTCTTGCAAGAACTTACAATCACTCAATATGGCTGGTAATTCGGTGAATGGTAACATTCCAACTGAGATTTTTGAATTGAAGCAGTTACAAGAGCTTGATCTATCATTTAACCAATTATCAGGAACTATTCCTTCTCAAATTGGAAACTCTTCGAATTTGTATACTTTAAGTTTGGGTGGAAATAGGCTTTCTGGTAAGATTCCAATCGAAATTGGAAAGCTTTCTAATTTGCAACATTTAGACCTTTCGATGAACATGTTGTTGGGAGAAATTCCATCTCAGATAGGAGATTGTTCCAAATTGTTGAATTTAAATTTGAGTAACAATCATTTGAATGGAACGATTCCGTTCCAAATAGGACAACTTGCATCTTTACAAGACTTTTTGGACTTGAGTTACAATTCGATTTCAGGGGAAATTCCTTCGAATCTTGGCTTGCTTTCGAATTTGATAAGCTTGAATATCTCAAACAATAATTTATCAGGTTCTATTCCTGATGGAATTAGTGACATGTTGAGTTTATCAAGTCTTAACCTCTCTTACAATAATTTAGAGGGTAGTGTTCCTAAAGGTGGCAATGGCATATTCAAAGTCAATTCCTCTCATGTTATTGATTTGAGCAACAACCAAGGACTATGTGGTGAATTCCAAGGTTTGAAACCTTGTAATGTCTCACTCATTCAACCTGGTGATGGGAGTAACAAAAAAAAGGTTTGGATTCCAATTGTTGCTTCTTTAGGAGGTGCACTTTTTCTATCATTGGTGTTTGTTGGTATATTTTTCTTGTGCTACAagaaaagttcaagaacttcaagaataaaaaagcCTTCCTTTAACATACCAAATCCATTCTCAATTTGGTACTTCAACGGAAGAGTTGTATACGGCGACATAATTGAAGCTACCAACAATTTCGACGATAGGTATTGTATCGGAGAAGGAGCATTCGGGAATGTTTACAAAGCCGAACTAAAAGGAGGTCAAATATTCGCAGTGAAAAAGTTAAAATGCGATGAAGAGAATTTAGACACTGAAAGTATAAAAACATTTGAAAATGAGGTTGAAGCTATGACAGAAACAAGGCATAGAAACATTGTAAAGCTTTATGGATTTTGTTGTGAAGGGATGCATACATTTCTTGTTTATGAGTATATGGATAAAGGGAGTTTGGCTGATATGTTGATGGATGATAAGAAAGCACTAGAACTTGATTGGGTTAAAAGGGTTGAGATTGTTACAGGTGTTGCAAGTGCTCTCTCTTATATGCATCATGATTGTTCACCACTTTTGATTCATAGGGACATTTCAAGCAAgaatattttgttatcttcaaatCTTGAAGCTCATGTATCAGATTTTGGTACTGCAAGGTTTCTTAAGCCAAACTCACCTATTTGGACTTCATTTGCTGGCACATATGGTTATGCTGCTCCAG AGCTTGCTTACACAATGGCGGTGACAGAGAAATGCGATGTATTCAGCTTTGGTGTTTTAGCATTTGAGATTCTAACTGGAAAACACCCTGGTGATCTTGTATCTTACATACAAACTTCTAATGATCAAAAGATAGATTTCAAAGAGATTTTAGATCCTCGTCTACCTTCTCCTCCAAAGAATGTTTTGAAGGAGTTGGTATTGGTGGGAAACTTGGCTCTTTCTTGTTTACACACAAATCCTCAATCTAGACCTACCATGAGAAGCATAGCACAATTCCTAGAAATGGAGACTACATATAATTCTTGA